GAGAGAAGAGTAGCATTGTGGTCGATACCCTCAATACAGAGCCTTCTGGTGGCTCTGTGTCCTTGGACATTGGTTGTGGGAGCATAATCAGGAACAGGATGAATAGACAATGTACAGAAGCATATGGCCTAGGGACCTAGGACTGCTTAGCCAAGTATGtgaggagatgagagagaaagaagggacacAGTGTGGGGAATATTAGATTGAGAAAaggtttgtttttcagatatttatgCCCTAAAGGAGAAGAGCCagtagaaagagagacaggggcaATAGTGATGGTGGGAGGGGCAAGGATGTAGAGCCCAGTTATGTGAATTGTCTTTGAGCCCAGGTGAGAGGACACCTCTTCCTCTGGGACAAGTAGGAAGGATTTGAGGAATGATAATCATCTTAATAGCCAAtaattattgagtgcttactctaGGCCAAACACTTTGATAAGAACTTTGTATGCGTTATCTCACTGAATCCGCAAAACAACCTTAAGTGGAAACGGGGAAACAGAAAGATTAGGTGACCAAGTCACAGAGAAAATGACAGACTTGAAACCAGACAGACTCTAGAGCCTGTTCTTTAACCATTTATAAATACTGCCTTCATGTGGGCTGTGGAAGGAAGAAATTGTCATTTGGGAGTTCCTGGAAAGGCAGCAGGGCAGGGTGCTTGGAGAGAGTCGTGAAAGTTGTGCAGGCAAGGGATAAATGGAGGTGGTATGGAAGGTCCAGATGAGATTGATTGGTCATTAGACTTCTGATGAATTGTTTGAATTTTGTGGCCCTGATATTTTCAGTGGTTCTTATGATAGGGCCCAGGTGTGCTATTTCCTGAAGCAGTACTCAGCACCCCAGGGGAGACTTCACCGATGGGTTTCATGCAGGGTGGGCATAGGAGGAGGAGTCTTGGTGGGAGttgggggggtgtgtgtgtgttagattTGAGATTCAGCTGGGACAGGGAGGAAATGAAACTGGGAGATGGCTGACTGATTGTTCAGAGACCAGAGAAACAGACTCCCTTCCCAGTAAGGGGTTATACTTTCAGTTACCTCAAAAGTTGGTCCCAAGGGCCACCTCTCAGAGGTGGGGGACAACAATAAAGACTTGAGAGTCTAAGCTCTACTCCAGAGAGCCCCTCCCATGGAGTTATCTGTGTTCTGGGCTGGGATGCAGGAGGGAACtgggaaacaggaaaatgtgctCATGTTGTTTATTGCAGAAAACCAAGGATGTTTATTTGCTGTATGAGGGCCGAGGCCCTGGTGGCTCTTCCCTGCTCATTGAGGCATTATCCAACAGTGGCTCCAAGTGCCATTCAGACATCAGACATATCCTGAACAAGAACGGGTAGGTATATGTGTAGGGAAAGTGGAAGGCTATGAAGCCTTAAAGTTCCAATTCTTTGCAAGGAAAATACTGTTGTTCTTGGCAGTGTTTCAAGTTTTAAGCACACTTCATCCTTAGCAGAATCCAAGTGGGATCATTTCTTCTCCCTTGTTTCGTTCTGTACTAGGCAGGATCCAGAAGACTTGTTCGTTAGATGTAGAAGGGGCTCTTTGGCCTATTTTCCTCATGTGTAGCCATATAATGTCCAGGTCTTAAAATGTACTACCGAGACTGGAATCTTAAAAGATGAGCAAAGTTTTTGCATCCACTAAACTCCAATCAGGGCAGAAAGTAGGGGATGGAGATATGTTTGGATTATTCCCTTGCCAGGTCGTAGCTGCATCTTCTCCTTCAGAAGTATGTATGTCTATACTCCGAAGGCTGGGTGGGAAATAAGAGTATTAGGATGCAGTGCTATGTGGAGGCTGAGTCTAAAGGCATTTGGTCTGGcgcatttcctttccttttaggGGAGTGATGGCTGATGGAGCCCGCCACTCCTTTGACAAAAAGGGGGTGATCGTGGTTGGAGTGGAGGACCGAGAGAAGAAAGCCGTGAACCTAGAGCGTGCCCTGGAGATGGCAATTGAAGCAGGAGCTGAAGATGTCAAGGAAACTGAAGACgaagaggaaaagaacatttttaaagtgagtaTGAAGACTTAGTGTTTGGTGGACTTCTGAGAGGGTCCTAATAGATGCGTTAAGGCATGCCTCTCTCGGTTTCTTCTTTTGTGCCTTGGGGTACAGGTGACATAAAGAGTTCACACGTtgcacaaacatttattaagtgaataCTGGAAAGGGCTTACTGAGGACTTTGAGAAGGATTCagaactctgaaaactatatCTCTGCTCGTAAAGAACTTAAATCTGGTGATTCATAATAGTAATTGCATTCAGGTTTTGCAGAGTTCTGACTGGCCTTACCCTGTTACCTCCTGACTCCTCACCTGACTTTCCTTTGTCCCTAGTTTATTTGTGATGCCTCTTCACTGCATCAAGTGAGGAAGAAGCTGGACTCGCTGGGCTTGTGTTCTGTGTCCTGTTCGCTAGAATTCATCCCCAACACAAAGGTGCGGCTCGCTGACCCCGACCTGGAGCAGGCTGCCCTTCTCATTCAGGCTCTTGGCAACCACGAGGATGTGATCCAGGTCTATGACAACATTGAGTAACCAGGCTGTATGTGCCCATGAGGTCCTTCCTAGGCAACTGGCAGCCCTTTCTGGAGCACAGGCTTTTGCAGCGTACTCTGAGACTGAAGCAGATTGGAGACCTAGCAGCTTAGGAGACACAAAACCAAGACCTGCAGCCCTTTGAGGCCAAGGGAATCACTACATCTCTGTGGGGCCACTTTGTCAGTTCTGCTGATGTCTTATAGCCCTCCTGGATGCAGGGTGGAAACAGCCAGCTAATCAGACTCTGATCTCAGGGAAGGATAAGTGCCCTGAGGACCCAGGTACtataaactactttttttttttttttttaagagagagagggagaatgcctGAGCaaggtagaggggcagagggagagagaatatcaagcaggctccacgctcagcatggagcctgacacagggctcagtcccacaaatgacctgagccgaaatcaagagccagataatcaactgagccacccaggcacctcggaAGCTACTCTTAAATAaggtgattgaaaaaaaaaaataataaggtgatTGATGTGGGTTGCTGCACTGCTATTGTGTGGGTCTTCTGTTTTCCTGGGTTTTTGTCCAGCTGTTGGAACCCTCTTGACTTCCTTTGACATCTATGGGTTTAGTTCCACtactccagaacttttttttttttaattgaccaaAGAAATGTAGCTCTCTTTGGGTACTACTCTGTGCTCTAATGCTGGTTTAATGGCCTAAACCTGTCACTGATCATGCAAATAGTATTTGTCAAACACCTGTGTACCAAGACCTGTACTTACCAGGAGTACAGGCTATTTATTTGGTGCCCTGAGTTAGATCCTACCCTAAGGCATAAGACCTCAGAGGTCAGACACAGGACTTCTGTCTGCTGGAGCTATCCTAGGGCAGTGTGAGCTGCTGTGCCTGCATCCTTGTTCTCTTCAGGTGGCCTCTGTGCCCTGCTTCTGCCAGAGAGCTTAAGGTTCTAACCCAGTAGGAAACCCAAGTGCCAATAATAAGGGACTCCCAGGCCCTGCTTTGCCCAGCCTTCCATGTGTTCTGAGATTGGTCAGAGTGGACCTGTGAGCAGATTGGACTGCTCTCAGGAAAGGCTATGCCATGCTGGTTATGAAACTTGCTTGATCCCCACAACACCCACCCTGTCTCCTTTTCATCCCTGCTGCTAAATGAGGGGGCACTGGGAACTGGAGAGGAAATGAGAATAGAAGGAAGGTGAAGGACTGAGTCAGAGCCTGACAGCTGGGGAATAGGACCCTTTGTACATTATGCTCTTCAGAGTCACTTTTGGGTTTAGAGAGACCAAGAGTGCCAATCACCTGTGCTGGAGCCCGTCAAGCATGTCAGGCCTGGAGTAGCTTTTTGATCCCTATTATTCACCTACTCAAGTTTTTTAAGCCAGTTCTGAACTCAGTAATTTTTCTGAAGGAGCCTCAGGtaaatgaggaaaagaagaaaaaccaatttAGCTATAAATAATAACTTCCTCCTTCTAGGAAAAGATTCCTAATTCCATCATGACTTCAGCAGTTGGAGAGCAAAGGCAAGGGGGAGGAAAACCAATGAATAAACCATGAAAATGCCAAAGCATATGCTCTTATACCTCATTTCATAATCATGATACtacctggaattttgtttgtatAGGAGATAACTCATCCAAATATCTGATGAACACATCATTAAAATAGTGCAACTTAAAGTTGAAGTGCTGCTTTGTAATTTATAAGATGATTCTTtcatatgttatttatttgattttcacagAAAACCTATAAAATAATGAGGCCAAGTATTTTATGAACAAATGGTCTCATACCAAGCAGGTGAGAATAGGTCTAATACTACATTTTCTATTGATAGACCTTGGTTTGTAAAATAGCTCTGTTTTGTAAACtttgaatataattataatttggaGGAATGTGATAATTTCTGATATGAGACATCTGCACCAGGAAAGCCATCTCTGGAAGGGAACTTGGCTACTCATGTGAACATTCCTCTAATCTAATAGGTAGgatttgttaatttttgtgtaaccAATTTTCTTCCAGCAAGGCATACTAGATGGCTCTGCACTGCCCCCTGGTGGTGCCCCACAGTCTTTCCTGAGGTTAATATGGAAGAGGCAGAAATGAAACCTTATTTGGACCTGTTCTGCTTCTAAGTCTGCTAGAGCCCTTTAGCTACATAGGTTAAGTAGTTAAATAACTATTTAACTGAATAGTTAATTAGAGAGGGTAGGAGTTATTCTTCtactaaaacttatttttcaaagaatattttaggtcagaaaatgtttacaatataATGTTAAGTGGAAAACAAAGATGTGAAAAACTGTATAGTATGgtccaaattttaaaatctagtcaTATCTAtgtatgaacttaaaaaaaaaaaaacagaaggaagtgTATCAAAATCTCAAAACTGGTTATCTCTGAATGGTGATGTTATCactgagttttattttctatgatCATATATTTTACCAGgggaaacattttttcaaaagaaaactcgTCACATTATTGTCCAACTAGGGAGACCACATGTGAGAGGCCAGGAGTCAGGCATACCTTAAAGTCAGAAGAATGAGGTCTGGTCCTGGCTTGCCTTTACCTTGTCTTTGGTCATTGTCTTAGCAACACAAAATCATTCAATACCTTGCCGCTGGCTTGGGCTCACTTTCAAGTGACCTTTTAGTGGGATGGGAGTATTGGTGACCAGTTCTGTCCATAGCCTTGACTCTTAAAAGAAGTGTTCATGTGCTTTGTAGCTGCCTTTACTCTGCCAGAGGCCCCAGCTGAATCAAATAGGAACCATGAAGGCTTTGCCTCCAGCCAACAATAGAAAAACCATGAGTTACTgagttatttttttgtcttttttttattctctgaaacTTATAGTACAACAGTCAGTATAACTTCACACTGGAAGAAATCGCAACTTGTAGACTTTTACAAGTCCCCTGGACTCCTCTGGAGACATTCTGAGGAGGAAATAAATGAGCCAGTAGGTCTGACAAAAGAGAATGTTATGATAGATGCTATATTAGTCTTGACTGAAATGGCTTTCTCTCCTGATGCTACCCCCGGACACTGAACAGGATAGTAGtttctactttttcctctttttatctttcttttgacTATGCCAAAAAGGTAACATTGGGTTTTtttgaatgagtaagtgaaaCTCAAATGGGGGACTTCCCTACCCCCTTACTTGTAAGATACAACCAACATTAACAATCTACTCTTTATTATTCTACTCATTGGAACTGATCTGCTGGGGAATAAATTTTAACTCTTCCATTTGCCAGCAACCTTGGACAAGAACTTCACCTCTTTGTACctgtttcttcatgtataaaatatgGGTAATAGTATCTATCTCTTAGGGCTATTTTGAGAATTAAGTAAGTTAATATATGTTAAGCACTTAAgacagtgctcaataaatattgccCCCCCCACTAAAtatgaatgaacatttttttaaaactgaaatgtgaTTGCCCTCTACATTTCAGCCTTATAaactatatttgtttttgtttttctttttcacttcacaATATATCCTGGATGTTGCAATCAACATTACTTACTTTTGCTCATTTGCAAAGtgttcctttggataaatttatagaaatggaatttcaaaatggaaaagcaGTTTTTCTCTATAAGTtaatgtcaataataaataaaatatcatggTTGTAAAAATCTTGTATGAGGTATACATCAATCCTTAACAATGCAGATAAAGTGCTTGAACTGGTAACCTGAATATATTCTACTTTACCTCtgaattaaaagaattttcagaaaatcaggtggtagttttgttttctttttttttataccaaATTCATCAAACTATCCCAAAGAGCATTCATTTGTGTTTATTGTTCCCTATCTTGTGTTCAAGTGTCCCTCtgctcttgaaagaaaaaaaaggaaagtagtaATGCAGCTTGTATATGACAGGGCTGCCTGAGGCCCTGAGCTCTAGGGGCAGGTCGTGATCCTTGAAGTCAGGTATGGTTCAGGTATTTAATCAGGGGCATCTACTCAGTGTAAAACCAGGGTAACAGACTTGAGAAGAAATGACACAGATGGGAGGCTTCaaatggggaaaatgagtgaggagagaatatagaaagaaaagatacataaCATACTTGTAGAGGCTACAACTACTGACCTCCCCATTTGAGGTTCActtattcaaaaaaatatgttttttttaatgcactatGAAAGATGCTAGGCATACCAATTTGAATGACAGCTTCTGTCTCTGTGCCTACTTCCTTTAGAGCCAATTACAACAGAGTGGGACAGGTGCTTTGATGAAGAAAGTACTAGGTGCTCTGGTACCCAGAATTGTATTTGTCTGGAAGGGCTTTCTGGAGGGAGTGATGTTCGGGCTTAGTTCTTTCCTGGAAGAATGAGGATGGAGGCAAAAGTGGAGGAGAAGAGTGTTCAAAACAAAATAGCACATGCAGAGGAAAAGAGGCAAAACAAACTGCCAGTGGTCAGTGTGGCCAGAACATATGATGAGGTTGGCAGAGGTAGGAAATGGGAAAACTTGTGGCTGGAGAGGCATAGCCTGGGTCCTGAAGGGCCTTCTTAACTACATTCATATATTCGACTTATCCTAAGGGCAAtaggaaaaaacttaaaatttttaagcagaGCGTGACAAGATCAGGtgtccattttaaaaagatcacccTTTGACATAAGTAGATACTGTTACATTAGGTTTCAATTGGGATGGTGGAGCTGAGGATGGGAGAGGAGTGGACAGATTGGTAACATGGTCAAGATTAGCTGAAGGGGGGAAGGAAATGGTGAGGAAGAGTTCTTCAAGGTAGAGAACTCAACTTGGAGTTGAGAACCCAACTTGGGAAACGGAAGATGGCAGAAGAAATATAGAACTATGGAGGAAAATAATGAACTCAGTTTGAACCTGTAGAATTTGAGGTGCCTTTGAGAGGCTAATGGATGATGTTTGGGAGCTCAGAAGAAAGTCTGATATGGTAACTCCAGCGTGGGAATGTTTGAGATGGCTGGTTAAGGTACAGACAATGGAAAATAAGCCCTCAAAGAAAGCTCTTGCTAGAAAGAAAGACAATCAGAAGGCTCTTTTTTTCAGCCAAGTACTTACGTGGTTGTACTATAGTTCTCTACCATGTGCAAGGCAATATTCTAAGTGCTGGTGATGGGGCAGTGAACAGGACAAAATCTGTGCTCCTACGTAGCTTATGTTCATTGTAATTAAAGGAAAGACaagtaaatgtaatttttaaaaaggtgcttatttattttgagagagagtgtgcttgcacacgcaagttggggaggggcagagagagggagagagagagagctctgttggcacagagcttgacacagggctcgatcccatgaaccgtgagattgcaacctgagctgaaactgagagcccaacgcttaactcactgagccacccaggcaccctgtaaataCGTACTTTTAGAcataaacactgaagaaaaataaggcaaaatatgGGGATAAAGAAtgatggagaggagagaggctcTTTTTGAATGGGGTGGTTAGAAACTCAGAAGAGTTGACAGTTTGAGTGAAGACCTGAATAAAATGTAGGAATTAGCCATGGGAACaccttgtgggggaggggggatggcggAGAGCATTCCAGGTAGAAATGGCAAGTGCAAAGTTCCTGAACTTGACAGGTTCAAAATAGGgtaagaaggccagtgtggctaggAGAGAGGTCATGGGAGAGAAGTAGAGATGAGGCAAGAGAGGATGGCAGGGCCAGCTCCTACTAAGCCTGAAAGGCCATGGCaaagagtttgggttttattaTAAGTGTGATGGAAAGCCATTGGAGGGTTAACAGCAGGGCAATGACATGATCTGAATTACATTTTACAAGTATTGCTCtgactgctgtgtggagaatcATTTTTTGGGTGGCCACAGAGGAAACAGGTGATGGGTTAGGAGGCTAAGGCAGTCATCCAAGGGTTAGGAGGCTAAGGCAGTCATCCAACAGAGGGTGGCGGCTTGGACCAAGGCTGTAGTGGTGAGAAGTGGATTGGACTCAGATACATTTTGAAACAATAAGTGAGAAACTTGCTGAAGGATTAGATGTAGGGGTAGGGAAAGAGTAAAACCAAGGAAGACTCCTCCTAGGTTTGTATTTTCACAATTGGGAAAACAGAGGAGAGGGGgtgtttggtggggagggggaaaggataAAGAGTTTGGTGTGAAACTTGTGAAATTGGAGATGTGTTTTAGACTTTCCAAGAGAAGCTGCTGAATAAACCTTCCAACACAAGCAATAGAGTACTAACCAGATTTCCACTTGcatggttgtcttttttttttttttttttttttttttttttaatctcacggGTCAGTACAATTAAGGGTCAGATATGAGCCTCAGACTGGTATATTGGGACCTCTAGCACTGGCTTATTACACACATTCTCAACAGGGTGATACTCCAGTGAGGTAAAAAATGATTCGTAAGGGATGAGAAAAACCTTAGATAATACAATGGTATGTGGCCTTCAAAGCTCAACCCTACTTGACAAAATCTTATTCCTTAGTATTTAATTTCTCCCATtagaatttacatttaattagggttgcctgggtggttcagtcagttgggtgttcggctttggctcaggtcatgatctcatggtttgggagttggagccctgtgtcaggctctgtgctgacagctcggaacctggagcctgctttggattctgtgtctccttctctctctgcccctcccctgctcacactcctgtctctgtctcaaaaataaataaacgttaaaaaaaattgcatttaattaattcaaaattttctcCTTGCGAGGTGATCATGAAAAAGCAGTTGAGAAACACTGGCCTGGCTTAGTAGAAGAACATGACCTCTGGGTGGCAGACAGACTGGGTATGAATTCTGGCTCTCCTACCCAGACATGGTACttaaacttctctgagcttcactttcATCATTTAAATGCCAATAGTATTGTTTACCTCAGAGTTATTGGAAAGATAAAATGAGACgatgtgcctggcatataatagatgacataattataaattttctttcccctttgctctttctcccctccctagGAAAGACATTATTATAGTTAAGGAAGTACAATAAACTGAATAGGGATCTAATCAAGAAGAATGACAGACTTAAAAACTcgttggagaaaaagaaacagcttgGACAAGGGGCCTGATTAAATattgtggggaggagggagtgtaAAAAGAGGAGTCTAAGGTAGTTCTTGAGCGATTTGACACCCAAAGCAAAGCCACCACTAAAGGTTCTTAGCTGACGGTTGAAAATGGCATCAGGGGAAGATTATTCTGGCGTCTGATTTATATTCCACTGGAACAGGGACTAGAGGAAGGGAGCGCATATTAATTGTGATGGACTTGGCATCTAAAGATGTGGGTGTAGAAAATGTTGAACAATGGGGGTTGGGGAAATTAATTACGGTCATTCTCTATTTTGAAATATCATGCAGCCAGTACAATTGTTTTGGAACAATATTTCAGTGGCACGGGAAAacacttttaataaaatgtaagcaTACTACAAAACAGTATGAAGCCATTTTTGTCAAACGTTGTATACCTTGGTAGGAAAGAGATCAAACTATCTCTGGGgtgcaattttttctttcaattttaattcAAAGAGCTTGTATTGCTTTCATAACCAAAGAAAAAACTCTTATCCGAAAGAACCTCTCTGACTTTGCCACTTACTGCTTTCTACCCTGGCCAGCAGCGGAACTCCCAGGCTCCCGAGGACCCACATTCCAGTACTATCCCAGCCCCTCGGAGGGTGTGGCCCCGGAGGCAGGAGACCCGGGAAAAGGCGGGCACCGGTGAGGCCGCCCCCGCCTCCGGGCAAGCGCAACGTCTGGACCAGAGGAGTCGTCAGGGGGTCGGGCAGCAAAGGTGGCCACACGCCGGGAAGCGCTCAGAGCCAGAACTCTCCCCGCTTATTACGCGCCCGGTGTGGGCACTGGGAGGGGCAGGACGCTGGTCTCAGGGCCCGCCTGGACTGCCGAGAGCTGAGAGGGCGGGAGGCCGGGGGCCTCTCCAGCCGTTTTCCCAAACTCCAGCCCCAAAGTAGCCGGAGGGGAACACCGCCAGCCCGCGCGCCAGCCGAGCCTTCAGTGACTGACGGGAGGTGGGAATGTGGGCGGAGCCTCACGCGCGAGCTGTGATTGGAGCAACAAACACCTCCCGGGGCGAGAGGGAGGCTGAGACGGCAAGGATGCGCAGAGGCGGGTGCTCAGAGCCCTCTACGTGATTGGCTAGAAGAGAGGGAACCGGGTGCTGTTTCGATGATTGGCAGGCGGTAGACAGCCTTCGGAAACGGCCTTGGCTTCGCCCATTGGCATACTGAGAGAGTGGGCGGGATTGGTTCATGGTGTGGTGCTGATGATTAGCTGGCGGCTGAGAGTTAGGGTGTTGGGGAGAGAGTGGGGTTGGGGGGCTACTGGGGCAGCGACTTCTTCCCTCTTATTGGCTAGCGAAGTGAGCGGGGGTGGTACGAAGGTCCAGCGACTGCCTGGGATTGGCGGGCGCTGCAGTGAGTGACAGACAAGGGGGCGAGCTGCGCGACCAGCGGTTTGTTTTTCGGAGCGTTCCTGAGGTGGAGAACGGTGGCCGGACGGAGCGACTGCGGGACTGAGAgacgggcgggcgggcgggccaAGCGGCGCCGCCGAGGCCGGGCTGGGCCGAGCCGAGGAGCGCCGGGGATGTAGCGGGCCACCCTGCCCATGCCACAGCGCCCGGCCGCGggcggagccggagccggagcctgGGGAGGCGGCGGGGGCCCCGAGCGCAGCCCGCGCCCCCCGCGCGGAGCCA
The sequence above is drawn from the Lynx canadensis isolate LIC74 chromosome E1, mLynCan4.pri.v2, whole genome shotgun sequence genome and encodes:
- the LOC115501423 gene encoding translational activator of cytochrome c oxidase 1 gives rise to the protein MASWAAVSLSRVPARCLWAQGPGVRAALPSTLAASQPEPTGCNPAPGRTLHLSAAVPAGHNKWSKVRHIKGPKDAERSRIFSKLCLSIRLAVKEGGPNPELNSSLANILEVCRSKHMPKSTIEASLKMGKTKDVYLLYEGRGPGGSSLLIEALSNSGSKCHSDIRHILNKNGGVMADGARHSFDKKGVIVVGVEDREKKAVNLERALEMAIEAGAEDVKETEDEEEKNIFKFICDASSLHQVRKKLDSLGLCSVSCSLEFIPNTKVRLADPDLEQAALLIQALGNHEDVIQVYDNIE